From the genome of Hyphomonas adhaerens MHS-3, one region includes:
- the cobD gene encoding threonine-phosphate decarboxylase CobD, whose translation MTLDLLHGGALDRMREAFPDAPTPWIDLSTGINPWPYPVGAIPEAAYHHLPTQAAYERCRTAMSQAFGAPLESLLLSPGSELLIRLLPGVISPERVAILSPTYGDHARAWKSAGCEIVETDAPLDMAGTADAVVLCNPNNPDGRRFDPDRLMTAAEKLAARGGWLIVDEAYADLYPELSVAAHGGRSNLIILRSFGKFFGLAGVRLGALIAPPPILTSLSEQLGVWPVSGPALAIGARAYRDRSWQEKTRDRLKEARAHLDDTLRAAGLRVVGGCDLFRIVQTQDAASLWRRLAQKGIYVRRFEWSDHMLRIGLPADPESEQRLADALTP comes from the coding sequence ATGACTCTCGATCTCCTTCATGGTGGCGCGCTGGACCGGATGCGTGAAGCGTTTCCGGATGCACCGACCCCTTGGATCGACCTTTCGACCGGGATCAATCCCTGGCCGTACCCAGTAGGCGCAATTCCGGAAGCGGCGTATCATCACTTGCCGACGCAGGCCGCATACGAGCGATGCCGAACGGCGATGTCCCAGGCCTTCGGCGCGCCCCTCGAAAGCTTGCTGCTGTCTCCAGGAAGCGAGTTGCTCATCCGTTTGTTGCCGGGCGTCATCTCGCCTGAGCGCGTGGCGATCCTGTCACCGACCTATGGCGATCATGCCCGCGCGTGGAAGTCCGCCGGCTGTGAAATTGTTGAAACGGACGCGCCTCTGGACATGGCAGGCACGGCGGACGCCGTCGTCCTGTGCAATCCAAACAATCCCGACGGCAGGCGTTTTGATCCGGACAGGCTGATGACGGCGGCGGAGAAACTCGCCGCTCGCGGCGGTTGGCTGATTGTCGATGAGGCGTATGCAGATCTTTATCCGGAACTGAGTGTCGCGGCTCATGGCGGCCGGAGTAATCTGATCATTCTACGCTCCTTCGGGAAGTTCTTCGGCCTTGCGGGTGTCCGCCTCGGCGCCTTGATCGCGCCGCCTCCGATCCTCACATCGCTGTCGGAACAGCTCGGTGTGTGGCCCGTATCCGGGCCTGCGCTGGCGATCGGGGCACGCGCCTATCGTGATCGGTCCTGGCAGGAAAAAACGCGCGACAGGCTCAAGGAGGCACGCGCACATCTGGATGATACACTGAGAGCTGCGGGCCTTCGCGTCGTCGGAGGGTGCGATCTTTTCCGAATTGTGCAAACCCAAGATGCTGCGTCGCTTTGGCGGCGGCTGGCACAAAAGGGCATCTACGTTCGCCGGTTTGAGTGGTCAGATCACATGCTTCGCATCGGTCTGCCAGCAGATCCGGAAAGCGAACAGCGTCTTGCAGACGCCCTTACCCCTTGA
- a CDS encoding ATP-binding protein: MLARVEDISLPIPPVAADTNCAAALSLFLSDTSLFALPLREEDGALTLVTRAAVTEAMAGPEGRSVWASQPVSMLASESPQIVEATAPAGLAAGIAATKNPDALGEGLIVVQDGAYRGLVNPAALTATIARENAARARTLGQAARRMEAAKAKLNSAAREKADFLAFLGHEIRTPLTGILGVADLLQDSVSGGEPKRLARTISESGHHLERLLNDLLDLSRLEAGKMPLHAAPFDLDEFAAEARDVWQPRSDGKRVALRIHVEDGTPRIEADALRLRQILFNLLSNALKFTEHGHVDVSLATWRDESSLRLRMSVSDTGCGITEEDKARLFEAFEQASATTAHVHGGSGLGLAIAKSLARAMGGEISLADNPDGGSIFTVDLPVQKAGPRLVASPAPEKTLRPQMGKFELGRILVIEDHAASALVITEALRAAGWEVDHAANAAAAREYIFDVGYQAILTDIHLPDESGDMILSTLRTTPGPNSEIPVLAVTADLTDTRRTACKAAGFVAMIEKPIRPRTMVATLADILMMGDSPDAWARVG, encoded by the coding sequence ATGCTCGCGCGTGTCGAAGACATTTCTTTGCCAATCCCGCCCGTTGCGGCGGATACCAATTGCGCGGCTGCGCTCAGCCTTTTCCTGTCCGATACATCCCTATTTGCGCTGCCGCTGCGGGAAGAAGACGGCGCGCTGACGCTGGTCACCCGCGCGGCTGTCACCGAAGCCATGGCAGGCCCTGAGGGGCGATCGGTCTGGGCCTCCCAGCCCGTCTCGATGCTGGCGTCCGAATCTCCGCAGATTGTTGAGGCAACGGCGCCCGCCGGCCTCGCTGCCGGGATTGCCGCCACCAAGAACCCGGACGCCCTCGGCGAGGGTTTGATCGTCGTCCAGGACGGTGCCTATCGCGGACTGGTCAACCCCGCTGCGCTGACGGCGACGATCGCCAGGGAAAATGCCGCGCGCGCCCGCACGCTGGGCCAGGCTGCCCGTCGCATGGAAGCGGCCAAGGCGAAACTCAATTCCGCCGCGCGCGAAAAAGCCGATTTCCTGGCGTTCCTCGGTCATGAGATTCGCACGCCGCTGACCGGTATCCTCGGCGTTGCCGACCTGTTGCAGGACAGTGTCTCCGGCGGAGAGCCGAAGCGGCTGGCCCGCACCATTTCCGAAAGCGGCCACCATCTTGAGCGCCTGTTGAACGACCTGCTGGACCTGTCGCGTCTCGAAGCCGGCAAAATGCCATTGCATGCGGCGCCTTTCGATCTGGATGAGTTCGCCGCCGAGGCCCGGGATGTCTGGCAACCGCGTTCGGACGGCAAGCGGGTTGCCTTGCGCATTCATGTCGAGGATGGCACGCCGCGGATCGAGGCAGATGCCCTTCGCTTGCGCCAGATCCTGTTCAACCTGCTCAGCAATGCGCTGAAGTTCACTGAACACGGTCATGTCGATGTGTCGCTGGCCACCTGGCGCGATGAGTCGTCCCTTCGTTTGCGGATGAGCGTGTCCGACACGGGGTGCGGCATCACTGAAGAAGACAAGGCGCGCCTGTTTGAAGCGTTCGAACAGGCCAGTGCCACGACAGCCCATGTGCATGGCGGATCGGGGCTTGGCCTTGCGATTGCCAAATCATTGGCCAGGGCGATGGGTGGAGAAATATCTCTGGCCGACAATCCTGACGGAGGCAGCATCTTCACGGTCGACCTGCCGGTCCAGAAGGCCGGTCCGCGTCTGGTCGCCAGCCCGGCACCGGAGAAAACCCTCCGGCCCCAGATGGGCAAGTTTGAATTGGGCCGCATCCTCGTCATCGAAGACCATGCCGCCAGTGCACTGGTGATCACCGAAGCACTCCGCGCGGCTGGCTGGGAAGTGGACCATGCCGCGAACGCTGCGGCGGCGCGCGAATATATATTCGACGTTGGCTATCAGGCGATCCTGACCGATATTCACTTGCCGGATGAAAGCGGGGACATGATCCTGAGTACCCTGCGCACCACGCCGGGGCCGAATTCCGAAATTCCCGTGCTCGCCGTGACGGCGGACCTGACCGATACCCGCCGGACGGCCTGCAAGGCGGCAGGGTTTGTTGCCATGATCGAAAAGCCAATCCGTCCCCGTACGATGGTCGCGACACTGGCCGACATCCTGATGATGGGCGACAGCCCGGATGCCTGGGCGAGAGTCGGGTAG
- a CDS encoding glycosyltransferase family 2 protein gives MTKSNSTPAPSVSVILPTFNRAHLIAASIMSLFEQTYPISEILVVDDGSTDNTEAVVAGFADRVRYVRQENGGKNAAINTGLKGVEGDLVWIMDDDDLAPRDALERLVAPFIADPSTAITYGALQKFREDDVTGEIYYEMTHPYPPEDGRSFFVRVMEDCYITGQPCLLVRRSCYDEIFPLPEKNVISEDYAVLLLLARRWSATRVDGVTLLQRQHDGPRGPAEIRYAAESRNARWSQADTELLRNLLPRVSLDELAGRPGAELRDPRERRQALFQKATIAARKKLWPMALEAVREGVKEAPKAPLSDRDQLILGRMLGCRYGLDELLEAPEILDDLRDAFSGLAEQHKAVGDIAALLPYLAKVALSEGDIRKAMGFLRLYFRFAGFVRGSQLVIWKAWRKLSGQEQTTPEEKSYTGGRIGEAH, from the coding sequence TTGACGAAGTCCAACTCTACGCCCGCGCCCAGCGTGTCCGTCATTCTTCCGACGTTCAATCGTGCACACCTGATCGCCGCCAGCATCATGTCTCTGTTTGAGCAGACGTATCCGATTTCGGAAATTCTCGTCGTTGACGATGGGTCGACCGACAATACCGAGGCGGTCGTGGCCGGGTTTGCTGATCGGGTCCGGTATGTTCGTCAGGAAAACGGAGGAAAGAACGCTGCCATCAATACCGGCCTGAAGGGTGTCGAAGGGGATCTCGTCTGGATCATGGATGACGACGACCTGGCGCCGCGGGACGCTCTGGAACGGCTGGTGGCCCCCTTCATTGCCGATCCGTCGACCGCCATCACTTACGGCGCATTGCAGAAGTTCCGGGAAGACGACGTCACCGGTGAAATATACTACGAAATGACCCACCCCTATCCGCCGGAAGATGGCAGGTCGTTTTTCGTCCGGGTCATGGAAGATTGTTACATTACGGGGCAACCCTGCCTTCTGGTGCGCCGGTCCTGCTATGACGAAATCTTTCCGCTTCCTGAGAAAAACGTGATCTCAGAGGATTACGCGGTTCTGCTGCTTCTCGCCCGCCGGTGGTCCGCCACGCGCGTGGACGGTGTGACCCTGTTGCAGCGCCAGCATGACGGGCCACGTGGGCCGGCCGAAATCCGCTACGCCGCTGAATCCCGGAATGCCCGATGGAGCCAGGCGGACACGGAACTCCTGCGCAACCTGTTACCGCGTGTTTCCCTGGACGAATTGGCCGGGCGGCCGGGCGCAGAATTGCGGGATCCGAGGGAGCGGCGTCAGGCCCTGTTCCAGAAAGCCACGATTGCCGCCCGCAAGAAGCTCTGGCCAATGGCGCTTGAGGCCGTGCGCGAAGGCGTGAAAGAAGCGCCGAAGGCGCCGCTCAGCGATAGGGACCAGTTGATCCTGGGCCGGATGCTGGGCTGCCGGTACGGTCTCGACGAGCTTCTGGAAGCGCCTGAAATCCTGGACGATCTGCGCGACGCGTTCTCGGGCCTTGCAGAACAGCACAAAGCTGTCGGCGATATCGCAGCCTTGCTGCCTTATTTGGCAAAAGTTGCCTTGTCTGAAGGGGATATCCGCAAGGCCATGGGCTTCCTGCGCCTGTATTTCCGGTTTGCGGGCTTCGTACGGGGCAGCCAGCTCGTCATCTGGAAAGCATGGCGAAAATTATCCGGACAGGAACAAACCACCCCGGAGGAAAAGTCATATACCGGCGGGAGGATAGGCGAGGCGCACTGA
- a CDS encoding ATP-dependent Clp protease proteolytic subunit — translation MDYSSREPRLDDENEEKKASEPNAFLEEALFKARTILLTGGIDFLQARRVCERLLALSSENDKPILLVLSSPGGHVESGDMIHDMIKFVPAPVKILGTGWCASAGALIYAAAAKENRYALPNTRFLLHEPRGGVGGQATDVEIQAREIIKMRERLNKIFAAATGKSLEQIKEDTDRDFWMGAEEAVKYGLVHKIVSHHSEID, via the coding sequence ATGGACTATTCTTCCCGCGAGCCGCGCCTCGACGACGAGAATGAAGAGAAAAAGGCTTCCGAGCCGAATGCCTTCCTTGAGGAAGCGCTGTTCAAGGCCCGCACGATCCTGCTGACCGGCGGAATCGACTTCCTGCAGGCCCGCCGCGTGTGCGAGCGCCTGCTGGCGCTGTCGTCCGAGAATGACAAGCCGATCCTGCTGGTCCTGTCCTCGCCGGGCGGCCACGTCGAATCCGGCGACATGATCCACGACATGATCAAATTCGTGCCGGCGCCGGTGAAAATCCTCGGCACGGGCTGGTGCGCCTCGGCTGGCGCGCTGATCTATGCCGCTGCGGCCAAGGAAAACCGCTACGCCCTGCCGAACACCCGCTTCCTGCTTCATGAACCGCGTGGCGGCGTTGGCGGCCAGGCGACGGATGTGGAAATCCAGGCCCGCGAAATCATCAAGATGCGCGAGCGCCTGAACAAGATCTTCGCAGCCGCCACCGGCAAATCGCTGGAGCAGATCAAGGAAGACACAGACCGTGACTTCTGGATGGGCGCGGAAGAAGCCGTCAAATACGGCCTCGTCCACAAGATCGTCAGCCATCACAGCGAGATCGACTGA
- a CDS encoding D-2-hydroxyacid dehydrogenase — protein MSREVRNVLARLRWPEEYIRTLRDIFAPAEIHLADKDDTERVRELLGFCDVAVIDGVLDDSFLSAPNLKWAHCDQSGIDAYAPRRLADSDLIVTSSKGRSGPVLAEHAVFFMLAFCYDVKRLLRAQSRRVWADHNQDGLRGLYGRKVCIVGYGATGSHLARQCRAFGMEITAYRRRNIPADVEGVTMFSLEAGDRLEEAVRGADFTVMCAALNDDSCHMLGTDEIAAMKPGGVLVNMARAQLVDDVAMQAALRSGQLGGAGLDVTDPVEPLPPWHRLWGQPNLLLTPHVTPQMPDRTARTLDILRENAGRYRRGEPLKFAFGVEDVFSRGQRPEYFRGYHRIMATWKWIGERLA, from the coding sequence ATGAGCCGGGAAGTCCGAAATGTGCTGGCCCGGCTGCGTTGGCCTGAAGAATATATCAGAACCCTGCGGGACATTTTCGCGCCTGCGGAAATCCATCTTGCGGACAAGGACGATACTGAACGGGTCCGTGAATTGCTTGGTTTCTGCGATGTGGCCGTCATTGATGGCGTCCTGGATGACAGCTTTCTGTCGGCGCCCAATCTGAAGTGGGCCCATTGCGACCAGTCCGGTATCGATGCCTATGCCCCCCGTCGCCTTGCCGACAGCGATCTCATCGTGACGTCTTCCAAGGGGCGTTCCGGTCCGGTGCTGGCAGAGCACGCGGTCTTTTTCATGCTGGCCTTCTGCTATGATGTGAAACGCCTGTTGCGCGCCCAATCGAGACGCGTCTGGGCAGATCACAATCAGGACGGGTTGCGGGGCTTGTACGGGCGCAAGGTGTGCATCGTCGGATATGGTGCAACCGGCAGCCATCTTGCCCGGCAGTGCCGCGCCTTCGGGATGGAGATCACGGCCTATCGCCGCCGGAACATTCCGGCAGATGTCGAAGGTGTCACGATGTTCTCGCTTGAAGCGGGGGACCGGCTGGAAGAGGCCGTACGCGGCGCCGATTTCACGGTCATGTGCGCGGCGCTCAATGATGACAGCTGCCACATGCTGGGTACTGACGAAATTGCGGCGATGAAGCCGGGCGGTGTTCTGGTGAACATGGCGCGGGCGCAGCTGGTCGATGATGTAGCCATGCAGGCTGCACTGCGGTCAGGCCAGTTGGGCGGGGCGGGGCTGGATGTCACAGATCCTGTCGAGCCGTTGCCGCCGTGGCATCGCCTTTGGGGGCAGCCGAACCTCTTGCTCACACCCCATGTTACGCCGCAAATGCCAGATCGCACGGCACGCACGCTCGACATCCTGCGGGAAAACGCCGGTCGCTATCGGCGCGGAGAGCCGCTGAAATTCGCGTTCGGGGTCGAGGATGTGTTCTCGCGCGGTCAGCGCCCCGAATATTTCAGGGGCTATCATCGCATCATGGCGACCTGGAAATGGATCGGCGAACGTCTCGCCTAA
- a CDS encoding glycosyltransferase family 2 protein: protein MLNAAPNDQTLVTIIVSPRERFEQATMSLNAVFDTADLPFRMIYVDGGSPKAISDELKANVESHGHTFIRRPGYVTPNDARNIALPLVDTPYVVFIDNDVVFSEGWLSALVNCAEETGAGLVTPTILVGPASRMPNLKIHHAGGILKFTETEQGRDMYRRHGFEHESYLEKKDELVRKESDSTEFHVVLARREMLEDIGPFDPKLVGFTDEIDMAFKAKEKDWTIWYEPTSVVAYAVGKKLTWREIPYFCLRWNSARCMKAERYFYKKWNLVPEFSRQRGFLRDHRRHAFPFKGLQKVAGWRITVTFTTLLCETIALFTSIRFLKPDMSPAPVSSAVAD from the coding sequence ATGCTTAACGCGGCCCCGAATGACCAAACGCTTGTCACCATCATCGTGTCGCCTCGCGAGCGTTTCGAGCAGGCGACGATGTCCCTGAACGCCGTTTTCGATACCGCCGATCTGCCGTTCCGCATGATCTATGTTGATGGCGGCTCCCCAAAGGCAATCTCGGACGAACTGAAAGCCAATGTGGAAAGCCACGGCCATACATTTATCCGCCGCCCAGGATACGTGACGCCCAACGATGCCCGCAATATTGCGCTTCCGCTTGTGGACACACCCTATGTCGTATTCATCGACAATGATGTGGTCTTCTCTGAAGGCTGGCTTTCAGCGCTGGTCAATTGTGCCGAAGAAACCGGCGCCGGGCTTGTGACGCCGACCATCCTGGTCGGACCGGCATCCCGAATGCCGAACCTCAAGATCCATCACGCCGGTGGCATCCTGAAATTCACCGAGACGGAACAGGGCCGTGACATGTATCGCCGGCACGGCTTCGAACATGAATCCTATCTCGAAAAGAAGGACGAACTCGTCCGGAAAGAATCGGACAGCACGGAATTCCACGTCGTTCTGGCCAGGCGCGAGATGCTGGAAGACATTGGCCCGTTCGATCCGAAACTGGTCGGCTTCACCGACGAAATCGACATGGCCTTCAAAGCGAAGGAAAAAGACTGGACGATCTGGTACGAGCCGACTTCAGTTGTCGCCTATGCCGTTGGCAAGAAACTGACCTGGCGCGAAATCCCGTATTTCTGCCTGCGCTGGAATTCGGCTCGCTGCATGAAGGCGGAACGATACTTCTACAAGAAATGGAACCTTGTGCCGGAATTTTCGCGCCAACGCGGCTTCCTGCGCGATCACCGCCGCCACGCCTTCCCGTTCAAGGGGCTGCAGAAAGTGGCGGGCTGGCGGATCACCGTCACGTTCACGACCCTGCTTTGCGAAACCATCGCGCTGTTCACCTCAATCCGGTTCCTGAAGCCGGACATGTCCCCGGCGCCGGTCTCCAGCGCCGTTGCGGATTAG
- a CDS encoding cobyric acid synthase: MTAKALMLQGTGSDVGKSVLTAALCRIAKRRGLSVAPFKPQNMSNNAAACPDGGEIGRAQALQALACGLEPHTDFNPVLLKPETDRRAQLVVQGKAVTAMDAAHYMAHRGELMDKVIESFSRLTASHDLVIVEGAGSPSEINLRDRDIANMGFARRAGVPVCLIGDIDRGGVIASLVGTQSVLDPEDQAMITGFLINKFRGDPALFEDGVRAIEQRTGWPCHGVIPWLPVSTELPAEDAVVLSRPDRSTGGALKISAPMLSRMANFDDADPLKHEPGVDFRWISPGQHIPRDTDVIILFGTKSTLGDLAFLRQQGWDHDIIAHARSGGRVLGICGGYQMLGSRVVDPVGVDGVPGEAQGLGLLNVETLMQADKKVAPVSGDCAISTMTVLGYEIHTGRTTGEDTARPMFNFANEPDGARSANGRIEGTYLHGAFANDAFRSAWLTRAGGTADTHSIYSNTVERALDRLADGVEAKVNIDALLEGAQPPGWQPAHR; encoded by the coding sequence ATGACGGCAAAAGCTCTGATGCTGCAGGGAACGGGGTCCGACGTCGGAAAGTCCGTACTTACGGCCGCGCTCTGCCGGATCGCCAAGCGACGCGGCCTGAGTGTCGCCCCCTTCAAGCCCCAGAATATGTCGAACAATGCCGCCGCCTGTCCTGACGGCGGAGAAATCGGCCGCGCACAGGCGCTTCAGGCCCTGGCCTGCGGGCTGGAACCACACACGGATTTTAATCCCGTCCTTCTCAAGCCCGAAACCGACCGGCGTGCGCAACTGGTCGTACAGGGAAAGGCGGTCACGGCCATGGACGCTGCCCACTACATGGCGCATCGCGGCGAGCTCATGGACAAGGTAATCGAGAGCTTCAGCCGCCTGACAGCTTCCCACGACCTCGTCATCGTGGAAGGCGCCGGCAGTCCCTCGGAAATAAATCTCCGCGACCGGGATATCGCCAATATGGGATTTGCCCGCCGGGCGGGTGTCCCCGTCTGCCTGATCGGCGATATCGACCGGGGCGGCGTGATCGCCAGCCTCGTCGGCACGCAGTCCGTGCTCGATCCAGAGGATCAGGCCATGATCACCGGCTTTCTTATCAACAAGTTCCGGGGCGATCCGGCGCTGTTCGAGGATGGCGTCAGGGCGATTGAACAGCGCACGGGATGGCCTTGCCATGGCGTCATCCCGTGGCTGCCGGTGAGCACTGAGCTGCCCGCCGAAGATGCCGTTGTCCTGTCGAGACCGGACCGCTCAACCGGCGGTGCACTGAAGATTTCGGCGCCGATGCTGTCACGCATGGCAAATTTTGACGATGCCGATCCGTTGAAACACGAGCCCGGTGTGGACTTCCGCTGGATTTCACCGGGCCAGCATATTCCCCGCGATACGGATGTCATCATTCTGTTCGGCACCAAGTCCACCCTTGGCGATCTCGCCTTTCTCCGCCAGCAGGGTTGGGATCATGACATCATTGCGCATGCGCGATCAGGTGGGCGTGTACTTGGCATTTGCGGGGGCTATCAGATGCTTGGCAGCCGCGTCGTCGATCCAGTGGGAGTAGATGGTGTCCCCGGAGAGGCGCAGGGCCTGGGCCTGCTCAACGTCGAAACACTCATGCAGGCGGACAAGAAAGTCGCGCCCGTATCCGGCGACTGCGCGATAAGCACCATGACCGTGTTGGGATACGAAATTCATACCGGGCGGACGACCGGCGAGGATACGGCCCGCCCCATGTTCAACTTCGCCAATGAGCCTGACGGCGCCCGAAGCGCCAACGGCCGGATCGAAGGAACCTACCTGCATGGCGCCTTCGCTAATGATGCTTTCAGAAGCGCCTGGCTCACCCGAGCCGGCGGGACAGCCGACACTCATTCCATTTACAGCAACACTGTCGAGCGGGCCCTCGACAGACTGGCGGACGGCGTTGAAGCGAAGGTAAACATCGACGCGCTGTTGGAGGGTGCACAGCCGCCCGGCTGGCAGCCCGCGCACAGATGA
- the cbiB gene encoding adenosylcobinamide-phosphate synthase CbiB: MSPAALMLAAWAIEIAFGWPNWLFRLIRHPVVWFGILVRWLVKAFNQDGWPHTTRYIAGMVASLFAVSLATASAWLLAERLPDTPGGFLLEAFIASILLASRSLYKHVADVARPLAYGDIDAARQSVSLIVGRDPAQLDEAGIARASIESLAENTSDGVIAPLFWGTLLGLPGLVAYKAINTLDSMIGHRNTSYAAFGGFAARLDDVANLIPARLTGLVFACASTRLSAFGIMVRDAGRHRSPNAGWPEAAMAAALGIRLSGPRVYGKQQTDDPWLNSGASDPSAQDIRRALSLYLKAMAICGLLLFVVVLLQVAT; this comes from the coding sequence ATGAGCCCTGCCGCACTGATGCTGGCGGCTTGGGCAATTGAAATTGCATTCGGCTGGCCAAACTGGCTTTTCAGACTAATTCGGCACCCGGTGGTCTGGTTTGGCATTCTCGTCCGGTGGTTAGTGAAGGCCTTCAATCAGGATGGGTGGCCGCATACCACTCGCTACATCGCGGGAATGGTCGCCAGCCTGTTCGCCGTTTCACTCGCAACCGCATCGGCATGGCTTCTCGCTGAAAGACTTCCGGACACGCCCGGAGGTTTCCTTCTCGAAGCCTTTATTGCTTCCATACTGCTTGCCTCGCGCAGCCTCTACAAACATGTCGCTGACGTGGCACGTCCGCTTGCGTATGGAGACATTGATGCCGCCCGGCAGTCTGTCTCCCTGATTGTCGGAAGGGACCCGGCACAACTGGACGAAGCCGGGATAGCGCGTGCTTCAATCGAGAGCCTTGCTGAGAACACGTCCGACGGCGTCATCGCACCACTCTTCTGGGGCACGCTTCTCGGCCTGCCCGGCCTTGTTGCCTACAAGGCCATCAACACGCTGGATTCCATGATCGGCCATCGGAATACAAGCTATGCCGCGTTCGGCGGATTTGCAGCCCGGCTGGACGACGTTGCGAACTTGATCCCGGCCCGCCTCACCGGCCTCGTCTTCGCGTGCGCCTCAACACGCCTTTCCGCTTTTGGCATAATGGTACGGGATGCGGGCCGACACCGTTCGCCCAATGCCGGCTGGCCGGAGGCCGCGATGGCCGCAGCGCTTGGCATACGTCTCTCCGGTCCGCGGGTCTATGGCAAGCAGCAAACAGACGACCCCTGGCTCAATTCCGGAGCATCCGACCCTTCTGCACAGGACATTCGCCGGGCGCTGAGCCTATACCTCAAAGCGATGGCGATATGCGGCCTACTATTGTTCGTCGTAGTTCTGCTGCAGGTGGCAACATGA
- a CDS encoding DUF983 domain-containing protein has protein sequence MPEIATSSARTALVRGLALKCPACGQGALYRAYLKPVDTCACCGAPLGQVPSEDGPAWLTVLMLAPLLVAITFFVSMSDLPFWITLPGAALAVTGAVMLALPRVKAGWIAVLWSMGKVGESQE, from the coding sequence ATGCCCGAGATTGCCACCTCTTCTGCCCGCACCGCGCTCGTCCGCGGACTGGCCCTGAAATGCCCCGCCTGCGGGCAGGGCGCGCTTTACAGGGCATACCTGAAGCCGGTGGACACATGTGCATGCTGTGGCGCGCCGTTGGGGCAGGTTCCTTCCGAAGACGGGCCTGCATGGCTCACCGTGCTGATGCTGGCGCCACTTCTGGTGGCCATCACGTTTTTTGTGTCCATGTCGGATCTGCCGTTCTGGATCACCCTGCCGGGCGCCGCACTCGCCGTCACGGGCGCCGTCATGCTGGCCCTGCCGCGCGTCAAAGCCGGCTGGATCGCCGTGCTGTGGTCCATGGGGAAAGTTGGCGAGAGCCAGGAATAG
- the cobU gene encoding bifunctional adenosylcobinamide kinase/adenosylcobinamide-phosphate guanylyltransferase — protein MTINLVLGGARSGKSARAQRLAETYQDRRVYIATAEPLDAEMRDRIARHQADRGQGWQTVEAPLDLVGAMETLSGEDKVILVDCLTLWLSNLMHHERDVETETARLCECLQRLDQDVILVSNEVGLGLVPETPLGRRFRDAQGRLNQRMAEASDIVEFVAAGLPIRLKG, from the coding sequence ATGACGATAAATCTGGTTCTTGGAGGCGCCCGGTCAGGCAAGAGTGCGCGGGCGCAGCGGCTGGCGGAAACGTACCAGGACCGGCGCGTCTATATCGCGACAGCCGAACCGCTTGATGCGGAAATGCGCGACAGGATTGCCCGCCATCAGGCGGATCGGGGGCAGGGCTGGCAAACGGTCGAGGCACCGCTCGATCTTGTCGGGGCTATGGAGACTCTATCCGGAGAGGACAAGGTCATTCTTGTCGATTGCCTCACACTGTGGCTGTCCAACCTGATGCATCACGAACGCGATGTGGAGACGGAAACCGCCAGGCTTTGCGAGTGCCTTCAGCGGCTGGATCAGGACGTCATACTTGTCTCGAATGAAGTTGGATTAGGGCTGGTGCCCGAAACACCCCTCGGCCGTCGGTTCCGTGATGCGCAGGGACGACTGAACCAGCGAATGGCTGAAGCGAGTGATATTGTCGAGTTTGTTGCGGCGGGCCTTCCCATCCGGCTCAAGGGGTAA